Proteins from a genomic interval of Lelliottia amnigena:
- the pcm gene encoding protein-L-isoaspartate O-methyltransferase has protein sequence MVSQRVQALLNQLRSQGIADERVLEAISQVPREKFVDEAFEHKAWENVALPIGQGQTISQPYMVARMTELLELTPESRVLEIGTGSGYQTAILAHFVHHVCSVERIKSLQWHARRRLKQLDLHNVSTRHGDGWQGWQARAPFDAIIVTAAPLEIPAALLSQLANGGILVLPVGDEHQLLKRVRRRDDEYIIDTVEAVRFVPLVKGELA, from the coding sequence CACTTCTGAATCAATTGCGCAGCCAGGGCATCGCCGACGAGCGTGTGCTGGAGGCTATCTCGCAGGTACCGCGCGAGAAATTTGTGGATGAGGCGTTTGAACACAAAGCGTGGGAAAACGTGGCCTTACCCATAGGACAGGGGCAGACAATCTCTCAGCCCTATATGGTTGCGCGTATGACGGAATTACTGGAGCTGACGCCGGAATCTCGCGTTCTCGAAATAGGGACAGGGTCGGGTTATCAGACGGCAATTCTGGCCCATTTCGTTCATCATGTCTGCTCTGTTGAGCGCATCAAAAGCTTGCAATGGCATGCGCGCCGTCGTCTTAAACAGCTGGATTTACATAATGTTTCTACACGTCACGGTGACGGATGGCAGGGGTGGCAAGCCCGCGCTCCGTTTGACGCTATTATCGTGACGGCTGCACCGCTTGAAATCCCCGCTGCGCTCTTGTCGCAACTGGCGAATGGCGGCATTCTCGTGTTACCCGTGGGCGATGAACATCAGCTGCTAAAGCGCGTTCGTCGGCGGGATGACGAGTACATCATCGATACTGTAGAAGCCGTGCGGTTTGTGCCTCTCGTGAAGGGAGAACTGGCCTGA